A window of Exiguobacterium sp. FSL W8-0210 contains these coding sequences:
- a CDS encoding enoyl-CoA hydratase-related protein, with translation MIHLEREGYIAIVRIDRPERLNCLDYPTLVALQEQVDALSVDPEARVVLFTGTGKAFSAGADLKERVHLNEEEVRRNVLAIRNVFTSIAQLPQPTIAAVNGHALGGGFEWILACDFRFLVEDALVGLTETSFGIIPGAGGTQRLPRLIGETRAKELIFTAKKIDAMTAERYGLATAVVAREALMTTCLEFAHQMLQNGPIALRQAKRAIDQGRDVSLEEGLQLETEAYEVVIPTADRQEALQAFAEKRAPRFEGK, from the coding sequence ATGATTCACTTAGAACGAGAAGGCTATATCGCAATCGTCCGGATTGATCGTCCAGAACGTTTGAACTGTCTCGATTATCCGACGCTTGTCGCTTTGCAAGAACAGGTCGATGCGTTATCGGTCGACCCGGAAGCGCGGGTCGTTCTGTTTACGGGAACGGGGAAAGCATTTAGTGCGGGTGCCGATTTAAAAGAACGCGTGCATTTAAACGAAGAAGAAGTCCGGCGTAATGTCCTTGCGATCCGGAATGTCTTCACTTCGATCGCACAATTGCCGCAACCAACAATCGCAGCCGTCAACGGTCACGCGCTCGGCGGTGGGTTCGAGTGGATCCTTGCCTGTGATTTCCGTTTTCTCGTCGAGGATGCACTCGTCGGCTTGACGGAAACTAGCTTCGGGATCATTCCAGGAGCCGGTGGAACACAACGCTTGCCACGACTGATTGGGGAGACTCGGGCAAAGGAATTGATCTTCACGGCGAAAAAAATCGATGCGATGACAGCAGAACGATACGGACTCGCGACAGCCGTCGTCGCTCGGGAAGCGTTGATGACGACGTGTCTTGAGTTTGCCCATCAAATGTTACAGAATGGTCCGATTGCCTTGCGCCAAGCGAAGCGAGCGATTGATCAAGGGCGGGATGTCTCACTCGAAGAAGGACTACAGCTCGAAACGGAAGCCTATGAAGTCGTCATTCCGACGGCTGATCGTCAGGAAGCGCTACAAGCCTTCGCTGAAAAACGAGCACCACGCTTTGAAGGAAAATGA
- the paaX gene encoding phenylacetic acid degradation operon negative regulatory protein PaaX has product MSANTQSMIFTIYGDYIRHYGNQIWVGSLIRLVKEFGHNEQAVRVAVSRMVKQGWLVSEKQGNKSFYSLTPRGVERMEEAARRIYRSTPHDWDGKWRTLMYTIPEDKRQIRDELRKELTWSGFGNLSNGVWISPNPLEKEAERLIASYEIEEYVDFFVGEYHGPKQDQSLVERAFPLEELQERYETFITDYSRQYIVHQSQLQLGEMTDEQCFVERTMLVHEYRKFLFTDPGLPQELLPDAWSGHHAALLFEQYYRLLAQPASRFFESIFEETHDVSQRSASYDAAEHPLFAER; this is encoded by the coding sequence ATGAGTGCGAACACCCAATCGATGATCTTTACGATTTACGGCGATTATATCCGCCATTACGGCAATCAAATTTGGGTCGGGAGTTTAATTCGACTCGTCAAAGAGTTCGGACATAACGAGCAGGCCGTTCGGGTTGCTGTGTCCCGAATGGTTAAACAAGGCTGGCTCGTCTCCGAGAAACAAGGAAATAAAAGCTTCTATTCATTGACACCACGTGGGGTGGAACGGATGGAGGAGGCCGCACGCCGGATCTACAGATCAACACCGCACGACTGGGACGGGAAGTGGCGGACGCTGATGTACACGATTCCGGAGGATAAACGCCAGATTCGTGATGAGCTCCGCAAAGAACTGACGTGGAGTGGGTTTGGCAACTTATCGAATGGGGTTTGGATCTCACCGAATCCACTTGAAAAAGAGGCGGAACGATTGATCGCGTCGTACGAGATCGAAGAGTATGTCGATTTCTTCGTCGGTGAATACCACGGTCCGAAGCAGGATCAATCCCTCGTCGAGCGTGCGTTTCCGCTGGAGGAATTGCAGGAGCGTTACGAGACGTTCATCACGGATTACAGCCGGCAATACATCGTCCATCAAAGTCAGCTCCAACTCGGAGAAATGACGGATGAACAGTGTTTCGTCGAACGGACGATGCTCGTACATGAATACCGGAAGTTTCTATTCACAGATCCCGGATTACCGCAAGAACTGTTACCAGATGCGTGGAGCGGACATCACGCGGCGCTCTTGTTCGAACAATATTACCGATTGCTCGCACAACCAGCGAGTCGGTTCTTCGAATCAATCTTTGAAGAGACGCACGATGTGTCGCAACGCAGTGCCTCGTACGATGCGGCGGAACATCCGCTGTTTGCGGAACGGTGA
- a CDS encoding gamma carbonic anhydrase family protein — translation MKIPYQSIHPNVASDVFIAPGAYLIGDVTIGSESTVWFNAVLRGDEGPITIGKRCSIQDNATIHLYEGAPVVIEDEVTVGHNAILHGCKIGRRSIVGMGATVLDHAEIGEECIIGANTLIPSGKVFPPRSLIIGSPGKVVRELTEADLAMIQESIDSYVDKGYAFRNILAESAEQNTSE, via the coding sequence ATGAAGATTCCGTATCAATCGATTCATCCGAACGTTGCCTCCGATGTATTCATCGCTCCTGGCGCTTATCTGATCGGAGACGTCACGATCGGTTCCGAGTCTACCGTCTGGTTCAACGCTGTCTTACGCGGTGACGAAGGACCGATTACGATTGGGAAACGATGCAGTATCCAGGACAACGCGACGATTCATCTGTATGAAGGGGCACCCGTCGTCATTGAAGATGAAGTAACGGTCGGACATAACGCAATTTTACACGGTTGCAAAATCGGACGTCGTTCGATCGTCGGAATGGGTGCGACCGTTCTTGATCACGCAGAGATCGGTGAAGAATGCATCATCGGGGCGAATACGTTAATTCCATCGGGAAAAGTTTTCCCACCCCGTTCGTTGATCATCGGCTCACCCGGTAAAGTCGTGCGTGAACTAACAGAAGCGGATCTTGCGATGATTCAGGAGTCGATTGATTCTTATGTCGATAAAGGATATGCCTTCCGAAACATTCTCGCAGAATCTGCTGAACAGAACACATCTGAATGA
- a CDS encoding NAD(P)H-dependent flavin oxidoreductase, translating into MFPICELFKIRYPLIQGGMGNISHAALTAAVSNAGGLGTLGCGTLSVDEVASRIHETRMLTDQPFALNIAIRVSPYTEALIDLAIAEKIPVVSLSAGNPAPYIARLQAAGIKTIAVVASVKQALKAEQAGADVLVAEGVEAAGINSPLELTTLTLIPQLVDRANIPVLAAGGIGDGRGLAAVLLLGAAGAQLGTRLIATEEAKVHSAYKAHLMDATDTDTRIIGRSVGFVRRVLDGPYVERLTAETPAAFLDQTNESYHITGALEGDEEKGYVNAGLVAGLIHDVPTVAELFTRMMAEAEEQLKQTTTRFTT; encoded by the coding sequence ATGTTTCCGATTTGTGAGCTCTTTAAAATTCGATATCCTTTGATCCAAGGAGGAATGGGTAACATTAGTCATGCGGCGCTGACGGCAGCGGTTTCGAATGCCGGGGGACTCGGAACGCTCGGGTGCGGGACATTGTCGGTCGATGAAGTGGCGTCGCGGATTCACGAGACACGAATGCTGACGGATCAACCATTTGCTTTGAACATCGCGATTCGGGTGTCTCCTTATACGGAAGCACTGATTGATCTCGCGATTGCAGAAAAGATCCCGGTCGTCTCCTTATCGGCAGGAAACCCGGCACCGTACATAGCGCGACTTCAAGCTGCCGGCATCAAAACGATCGCGGTTGTCGCTTCAGTCAAACAGGCGTTAAAGGCAGAACAGGCGGGCGCTGATGTACTCGTAGCGGAGGGAGTTGAAGCGGCAGGTATCAATTCACCGCTCGAGTTGACGACGCTGACCTTGATTCCGCAACTCGTCGATCGGGCCAACATTCCGGTCCTGGCAGCGGGTGGGATTGGTGACGGCCGTGGACTGGCAGCTGTTCTGTTACTTGGTGCGGCTGGTGCCCAGCTCGGAACACGATTGATCGCGACGGAAGAGGCGAAGGTTCATTCGGCATACAAGGCGCACTTAATGGATGCGACCGATACCGATACACGTATCATCGGACGTTCCGTCGGATTCGTCCGACGTGTCCTTGATGGTCCTTACGTCGAACGACTCACAGCAGAGACACCTGCTGCTTTTCTCGATCAGACGAATGAGTCGTATCATATTACGGGCGCTCTTGAGGGCGATGAGGAGAAAGGGTATGTCAACGCTGGACTGGTTGCGGGATTGATTCATGATGTGCCGACTGTTGCGGAGTTGTTTACGCGCATGATGGCGGAAGCAGAGGAACAGCTGAAACAAACGACGACTCGTTTTACGACATGA
- a CDS encoding DMT family transporter, whose product MQGVVFALMSGLFIALQGIFNARLATGVGPWLSVLIVHFVGLMGCLVIYSFVRDRKIGGFRQLPWIYASGGLIGVLVVVTELTAIQKLGMTWAMCLLLVAQILCAFVIDLKGWFGVLKKQGNRGQWVGVGLMLAGVAIFSLA is encoded by the coding sequence GTGCAAGGAGTCGTGTTTGCTTTGATGAGCGGTCTGTTCATCGCCCTGCAAGGCATATTCAATGCGCGCCTTGCGACAGGCGTCGGACCGTGGTTGTCCGTATTGATCGTCCACTTTGTGGGTCTGATGGGTTGTTTAGTCATTTACAGTTTCGTACGAGATCGGAAAATCGGTGGCTTCCGTCAGTTACCGTGGATTTATGCAAGCGGCGGTTTGATTGGCGTGCTAGTCGTCGTAACGGAACTGACAGCAATCCAAAAACTCGGGATGACATGGGCGATGTGTTTATTACTCGTCGCACAGATTTTATGTGCGTTTGTGATTGATTTAAAGGGATGGTTCGGTGTCTTAAAAAAACAAGGAAATCGTGGTCAGTGGGTTGGTGTGGGTCTCATGCTTGCAGGAGTTGCGATTTTCTCACTTGCCTAA
- a CDS encoding Crp/Fnr family transcriptional regulator, which yields METVIQQYGLDTILTEETRARLRQETFQKGELLCTTGAAIDRMYFIVAGKVKISAASSEGKQRILRFKTPLTVIGDAEFINEREVLNTVEAVTDVEVLSVPYAILREHNTTNVFLQFLLRTITAKWYADSKSASHHVLYTVEERFAGYLLSIASEASDSLFYQEMRTSNLHDVADWLGTSYRHLNRIITKLCEEEILVRRRGKIIIVDLERIREKANGNSYE from the coding sequence ATGGAAACCGTCATTCAACAGTACGGACTGGATACGATTTTGACGGAAGAGACGCGCGCTAGGTTGCGTCAAGAAACCTTCCAAAAAGGGGAACTCCTCTGTACGACAGGGGCAGCGATCGACCGGATGTACTTCATCGTCGCAGGCAAGGTCAAGATATCTGCTGCCTCGTCAGAAGGGAAACAGCGGATTCTGCGATTCAAGACACCACTGACAGTGATCGGTGACGCTGAGTTCATCAACGAACGGGAAGTATTGAATACGGTCGAAGCGGTGACCGACGTCGAGGTGTTGAGCGTACCGTATGCGATTTTACGCGAGCACAATACGACGAACGTCTTTCTGCAATTTTTATTACGCACGATCACAGCCAAGTGGTATGCCGACTCGAAATCAGCGTCGCATCACGTGTTGTATACCGTCGAAGAGCGATTTGCAGGGTATTTGTTATCGATCGCTTCTGAAGCCAGTGACAGTTTGTTTTATCAGGAGATGCGGACGTCGAACCTGCATGACGTCGCTGACTGGCTTGGAACGAGTTATCGCCATCTCAACCGGATCATCACGAAATTATGTGAAGAGGAGATTCTCGTTCGACGACGCGGGAAAATCATCATCGTCGATTTGGAGCGGATTCGCGAGAAGGCGAACGGTAACAGCTATGAGTAA
- a CDS encoding DMT family transporter translates to MVIGIVCAVLAGMLISLQTVLNARMSDAFGAWATTTLVFFVGFIGASVTYVLFRGGTIGQIQNVSPLYWFGGLVGVGVVFCVMRGIQLLGPSIAISVVLISQLSFALAVDTFGWFGLPQIDLSFGQLVGLAVMVCGIFVLKRYQVVAPEERAKDQVERVS, encoded by the coding sequence ATGGTAATAGGAATCGTGTGTGCCGTGTTGGCAGGGATGTTAATCAGTTTACAGACGGTATTGAATGCTCGGATGAGTGACGCGTTCGGTGCTTGGGCGACAACGACGCTGGTCTTCTTCGTCGGTTTCATCGGAGCAAGTGTCACGTATGTTCTGTTTCGTGGTGGAACAATCGGACAGATCCAAAACGTATCGCCACTCTATTGGTTTGGTGGACTTGTCGGTGTCGGCGTCGTTTTTTGTGTCATGCGTGGGATTCAGTTGCTTGGTCCGTCCATCGCGATCTCTGTCGTTCTGATTTCGCAGTTAAGCTTTGCTCTTGCTGTTGATACGTTCGGCTGGTTCGGTTTACCACAAATTGATTTATCGTTCGGTCAGCTCGTCGGTCTCGCCGTCATGGTATGTGGGATCTTCGTTTTGAAGCGGTATCAAGTCGTCGCGCCGGAAGAGAGGGCGAAGGATCAAGTAGAACGTGTTTCATGA
- the msrA gene encoding peptide-methionine (S)-S-oxide reductase MsrA, translating into MEKATFAGGCFWCMVTPFEELPGIEGIVSGYMGGHVDNPTYEQVKTGTTGHLEVVQITFDPSLFPYERLLELYWPQTDPTDAEGQFQDRGTQYAPAIFYHTDAQHEAAITSRDALAASNRFKQPIVTRIDAASEFYPAEEYHQDFHKKNPEHYKKDRAASGRDAFIEQEWKDTTTV; encoded by the coding sequence GTGCATGGTGACACCATTTGAAGAATTACCAGGAATCGAGGGAATCGTATCAGGTTACATGGGCGGACACGTCGATAACCCGACATACGAGCAAGTCAAAACAGGAACGACGGGACACCTCGAGGTCGTCCAAATCACGTTTGATCCGAGCCTGTTCCCGTACGAGCGTTTACTTGAACTCTACTGGCCCCAAACGGATCCGACGGATGCAGAAGGTCAATTCCAAGATCGCGGTACGCAGTACGCGCCAGCAATCTTCTATCATACGGATGCGCAGCATGAAGCTGCGATTACTTCCCGTGACGCTCTTGCTGCAAGCAACCGTTTCAAACAACCGATCGTGACGCGGATTGATGCCGCTTCTGAATTTTATCCAGCGGAAGAGTACCATCAAGACTTCCATAAGAAAAATCCAGAACACTACAAAAAAGATCGTGCTGCTTCTGGTCGTGATGCCTTCATCGAACAGGAATGGAAAGATACGACGACGGTCTAA